The DNA region AAGGCACGGACTTCGGTAAAATAACCAATGAGCAGGTGGCAATGGTAGCATCATTAATTAACACAAGGCCCAGAAAATGTCTGGGCTACAAGACGCCCCTTGAAGTCGCATCTGTTGCACTTCGAGATTGAATGTAGGAATGCCAAAAGACTATGCTATAGGAATAGACATCGGCGGGACAAACCTGAGAGTCGCATCAGTGTCGAGGGACGGAAGTATCATCAAAAAACTCAAGGAGCCAACAACGGACAATGTAAAAGACTCCATTAAGAAGGCAGTGGCAAGTCTTATGGACGATAATGTGGCAGGTATAGGCATTGGTGTTGCAGGCATCATTGACAGGAAAGCAAAAAGGATTATTGTATCGCCAAACATTCCATCCCTGAATGGTCAGGCTATGGATGACATAGCAGGTGGCGTGCCTGTGGTCGTTGAAAACGATGCCAACGCAGCCGCACTCGGAGAAAAGCATCTCGGTGCAGGAAAAGACTTTAATAACTTCATCCTCATGACCTTGGGCACAGGCATAGGAGGTGGAATCATCTATGGAGGAAAACTTCTGAATGTAGCATCCGAGGTTGGACATATGAGCTTAGAAAGTGC from Nitrospirota bacterium includes:
- a CDS encoding ROK family protein; translated protein: MPKDYAIGIDIGGTNLRVASVSRDGSIIKKLKEPTTDNVKDSIKKAVASLMDDNVAGIGIGVAGIIDRKAKRIIVSPNIPSLNGQAMDDIAGGVPVVVENDANAAALGEKHLGAGKDFNNFILMTLGTGIGGGIIYGGKLLNVASEVGHMSLESAGQKCPCGNNGCLELYASARAITGFVTKAIEKGTESILKDYCSGNIYKLTPEDVYKAAFEGDTLSREALKEAGKYLGVGIANLINIMSPDAILLTGGLTGAWDIYIAEAIKEASKRAIKSLFEKVRIIPAQLGDDTGILGASQLVFQEEHSLQS